In Segnochrobactrum spirostomi, the DNA window GCCGACTCGGTCTCTCGTTCTTCGGTGCCCCGCCTCTCTCCTCTCCGCAGCCCGCTGTTCCGCGCCGCTCTGCCTCCCGTCTTTCCTCCCTTTCCATTCCAGCCGGCTCTTTCCCCTTCTTCCGTCTCCGCTCCGTTCGATCCTCCGCCCTTGACCCCGCCTCGGAGATCGGGATTATGTAATGTTATAACATTGCAATTGTGGACCATCGTGAGCCGACCATGAGCCTTGCGAGCCTGCGCGAGACGCGCCTTCCCGTCACCGTCCTGTCCGGCTTCCTCGGAGCCGGCAAGACGACGGTGCTCAACCATATCCTCGCCAACCGCGAGGGCCGCCGCGTCGCGGTCATCGTCAACGACATGAGCGAGGTCAACATCGATGCGGAACTCGTCCGCCAGGACGGCGGTCTGTCGCGCACCGAGGAGAAGCTCGTCGAGATGACCAACGGGTGCATCTGCTGCACCCTGCGCGACGATCTCCTCGTCGAGGTGAACCGCCTCGCGCGGGAGGGGCGCTTCGATTATCTCGTCATCGAGGGCACCGGCATCGCCGAGCCGCTGCCGGTCGCCGCGACCTTCGAGTTCCGCGACGAGGAGGGCCGCAGCCTCTCCGACGTCGCCCGCCTCGATTGCATGGTCACGGTCGTCGACGCGGCGACGCTGGCGCGGGATTATGCGAGCCACGATTTCCTCAAAGACCGCGGCGAGACGGCGGGCGAGGGCGACGAGCGGGCGCTCGTCGATCTCATCGTCGAGCAGATCGAGTTCGCCGACGTCGTCGTGCTCAACAAGATCGACCTCGCCACAGTGTCCGAGCTCGCGACCGCCCGCCGCATCGTCGCGGCGCTGAATGGCGAGGCGCGCATCGTCGAGGCGGAGCAGGGGCGTGTCCCGCTCGAGGCGGTGCTCGCGACCGGACTGTTCGATTTCGAGCGCGCCGAGATGCACCCGCTCTGGTTCAAGGAGCTCAACGGCTTCAAGAGCCACATTCCGGAAACCGAGGAATACGGCATCCGCTCGTTCGTCTATCGCGAGCGGCGTCCGTTCGACCCTGCGCTGTTCCACGCCTTCACCCAGGAGGCGTGGCCCGGCGTGATCCGCGCCAAGGGGTTCTTCTGGCTCGCGACGCGGCCCGACGACGTCGGCGAGATCGCCCAGGCCGGCGCCTTGGTGCGCACCGCCCGGCGCGGCCTGTGGTGGTCGTCGGTGCCGAGCGCGCGGTGGCCCGACAATCCGGACTGGCGGGCCTCGATGGCGCCCTATCTCGATCCGGTGTGGGGCGATCGTCGGCAGGAGATCGTCTTCATCGGCATCGACCCGATGGACGAGACGGCGCTGCGCGCTCGCCTCGATTCCTGCCTGGTCGGCCGCGCCACCGCCTTCACGCCCTCCGCCTGGCGTCGCCTCGCCGACCCGTTCCCGCTCTGGCCGCGCCGGGCCGCGTGACGGCGCGCGTGCGCAACGCGCATTCTACGCGCATCGCGTGTTTCGGCGATTCACGGATGAAAATTCCTCTTCATGCCGGCTGGTGAGAGATTTTTATCCCAGCGAAGCGGCAAAAGACGGCCGCTTCGCTATAAGTACACGCAAACGATCGATTATGTTCACTTCACCGCGTTTGGGGCACCCCGCTTCCGGAGTGATGAGATGAACGGATCGATCTTCCCGATGGTGAACCGCCGTCGCCTGCTGCAATTGTCTGCCGCGGGAACGGCCTTGACCGTGCTTCAGGTCGGTTTTGGCCGCGGCGCGTTCGCCGACACCGGGCCGGCGCTGACCTGGATCAGCCCGCGCGGCTATGTCGAGACGCCGGACGATTTCCACTATCGCATCGCCGAGAAGCTCGGCTTCTTCGGCGATCTCAAGGTCGAATATCTCGCCGGTCCGCAGGATGGCACGGCGAGCGTCAAGTTCGTCGATCAGGGGCAGGCGCAGCTCGGCGCGCCGTCTCCGGGCGTGTTCGCCCTCGGCGTCGACCACGGCCTCGACATCGCGTTCTTCTTCGCCAAGCACCCGGTCGACATCTTCAGCTTTGCGTTCCGCAAGGGGCAGGCGGTGAAGGATCCGCGTGAGCTCGCCGGCAAGACCGTGCTGCTCGGCAGCATCGGCTGGAAGCCGATCGTCGATGCCGAGGTGGCGCAGGTCGGCGTCGATCCGGCCACGGTCAATTCGGTCGAGGCCGGCGCCGGCTGGGCGCAGGCGCTCGCCGCCGGCAACGGCGATGCGGCCCTGGTCTGGGAAGGCTTGCGCTCACAATGGGCCGCGCAGGGCCTCGATTTCGATTATCTGTCGCTGGTGAAGACCTCCAAGTTCCCCGCGAACGGCGAGATCCTCAAGAAGTCGTCGCTCGCGGACCCGGCGAAGCGCCAATTGTACGCCGATTATGCCCGCGGCCTCGCCAAGGGCTATGCCTTCGCCTACGCCAACCCGCGCGCCGCCGCGGCGATCGTCGACGAGGCGTTTCCGAGCATCGCCGGCAAGGGCACGCCGGAGGAGCGCACCGAATATATCGTGCAGCTCTCGAACACGACGCGCGGCCCCTATACGGACACGAAGGGCTGGGGCTACCAGCACGTGCCGCAATATCAGGAGTTCTTCGACATCGCGCTCAAGATCGGGACGATCTCGAAGCCGATCGACGCCTCGAAGGTCGTCCTCAACGACGTGGTGCCTTACGCCAACGAGTTCGACAAGGCGGCGCTGAAGGCGCAGGCGGAGGCCTATCCGCTGCCGGATGCCTACAAGGCCGTCGACATCGCAGCGATCCGCGCCCGCAACCCGGTCGCTTATCCGTGAGCCTCGCGATCGACGTCAAAGGCGCGAACAAGGTCTATCGCTCCGGCACGGACCTCGTTCCCGCTTTGAGCGGTGTCTCGTTCTCGGTCGAGGCGGGGGAGTTCGTCTCCCTCCTCGGCCCATCGGGCTGCGGCAAGTCCACGCTGTTGTGGGCGATCGCCGGTCTCAAGCCGCTCGATTCCGGCACGGTGTGGCTCGGTACGAAGGCGGTGACGGCGCCCCAGCCGGAGATGTCCATCATCTTCCAGGAGCCGACGCTGCTGCCGTGGCGCTCGGTCGGCGACAACATCGCGCTGCCGCTCGAACTGCGTCCCGCCGCCCGCGACGGCGCCCGGGAGCGCATCGCGCGGCTGATCCGCCGGGTCGGGCTCGAAGGGTTTGAGAGCCGCTATCCGAAGGAGCTCTCGGGCGGCATGCAGCAGCGCGCCTCGATCGTGCGGGCGCTCGCGGCGGATCCGTCCGTCCTCCTGCTCGACGAGCCGTTCAGCGCCCTCGACCCGTTCACCCGGGAGGACATGAACCTGCTCCTGCAGGATCTCTGGCTCGAGACCCGCAAGACCATGGTTCTCGTCACCCATTCGATCGAGGAGGCGATCCTCCTCTCCGATCGGATCATCGTGATGACGCCGCGTCCGGGCCGCATCCGGCTCGAGCGCGAGGTCGATCTGCCGCGGCCGAGGACGCTCGATCTGCTGTCTTCGCCGGAATTCTTCTCGATCGCCGCCGACGTGCGGCGCGCCATCGTCCATTGAACGTGCGTGGGGTCCGCCGGCCACGGACCGGAACGGCGGACCGCGCTTCGGGCAAACGGGCGGCTTGTTTCGCGTGGGAGACGTCATGAGCACTGTATCGAGCGGAAGCGAGGAACTCGCGGGCCTCTCGACCATCGGGCAATCGGTGGTGCGCCGTGTCGCCTGGCGTGAAACCGCCCTCATTCTGCTCGTCGCCGTGATCGCGCTCGGCGGGCTCGAAATCTACCTGCGGGTCGCCGAGGTGCCCCTCTACGTGCTGCCGCCGCCGAGCGTCATCGCGGTGGCGCTCTACCACGAGTTCGGCCTTCTCGTGCCGCATATCCTGATGACGCTGTTCGAACTGGTGACGGGCTTTGCCGTCGGAGCTTCGATCGGCTTCGCGCTCGCCATCGTCGTCACGCAATTTCCGCTCGTGGAGCGGATCGTGACGCCTTACATCCTCCTGATGGTGACGACGCCGATGATCGCGCTCGTGCCGCTGCTGATTCTCAAGCTCGGCTTCGGGCCGGAGCCGCGGATCGTGGCGGTGGCGCTCGCCGCCGGTCCGATGGTCATGCTCAATTCCGCGACCGGTTTCCGCCGCACCGACGAGGCGCGCATCGCCCTCGCGCGGTCGTTCGGCGCCAGCACGCTGCAGGTCTTCCTGAAGATCCGCATTCCCCAATCGATGCCGATGGTCATCGCCGGCCTCACCGTCGGCGCGATCTTCGGGCTCCTCACCGCGGTCGCGGCGGAGATGGCGGGCGGTCAATCCGGGATCGGAACACGGCTCGTCTATTATTCGTCGATGATGCAGATGCCGCAGTTCTTCGCCACCATCGTCGTGCTCGCCGGGATCGGCATCGGCCTGCACCTCGTCTTCGCCTTCATCGGCCGCAAGCTGGTCCCCTGGACCGCGTGACCGCCGCCGCCGTGTCGTCCATGCGAGCCCGGTCTGGATCTCGTCCGCGCCGCCAGGCCGGCGCGCGGGCGCC includes these proteins:
- a CDS encoding GTP-binding protein encodes the protein MSLASLRETRLPVTVLSGFLGAGKTTVLNHILANREGRRVAVIVNDMSEVNIDAELVRQDGGLSRTEEKLVEMTNGCICCTLRDDLLVEVNRLAREGRFDYLVIEGTGIAEPLPVAATFEFRDEEGRSLSDVARLDCMVTVVDAATLARDYASHDFLKDRGETAGEGDERALVDLIVEQIEFADVVVLNKIDLATVSELATARRIVAALNGEARIVEAEQGRVPLEAVLATGLFDFERAEMHPLWFKELNGFKSHIPETEEYGIRSFVYRERRPFDPALFHAFTQEAWPGVIRAKGFFWLATRPDDVGEIAQAGALVRTARRGLWWSSVPSARWPDNPDWRASMAPYLDPVWGDRRQEIVFIGIDPMDETALRARLDSCLVGRATAFTPSAWRRLADPFPLWPRRAA
- a CDS encoding ABC transporter substrate-binding protein; translated protein: MNGSIFPMVNRRRLLQLSAAGTALTVLQVGFGRGAFADTGPALTWISPRGYVETPDDFHYRIAEKLGFFGDLKVEYLAGPQDGTASVKFVDQGQAQLGAPSPGVFALGVDHGLDIAFFFAKHPVDIFSFAFRKGQAVKDPRELAGKTVLLGSIGWKPIVDAEVAQVGVDPATVNSVEAGAGWAQALAAGNGDAALVWEGLRSQWAAQGLDFDYLSLVKTSKFPANGEILKKSSLADPAKRQLYADYARGLAKGYAFAYANPRAAAAIVDEAFPSIAGKGTPEERTEYIVQLSNTTRGPYTDTKGWGYQHVPQYQEFFDIALKIGTISKPIDASKVVLNDVVPYANEFDKAALKAQAEAYPLPDAYKAVDIAAIRARNPVAYP
- a CDS encoding ABC transporter ATP-binding protein; amino-acid sequence: MSLAIDVKGANKVYRSGTDLVPALSGVSFSVEAGEFVSLLGPSGCGKSTLLWAIAGLKPLDSGTVWLGTKAVTAPQPEMSIIFQEPTLLPWRSVGDNIALPLELRPAARDGARERIARLIRRVGLEGFESRYPKELSGGMQQRASIVRALAADPSVLLLDEPFSALDPFTREDMNLLLQDLWLETRKTMVLVTHSIEEAILLSDRIIVMTPRPGRIRLEREVDLPRPRTLDLLSSPEFFSIAADVRRAIVH
- a CDS encoding ABC transporter permease; amino-acid sequence: MSTVSSGSEELAGLSTIGQSVVRRVAWRETALILLVAVIALGGLEIYLRVAEVPLYVLPPPSVIAVALYHEFGLLVPHILMTLFELVTGFAVGASIGFALAIVVTQFPLVERIVTPYILLMVTTPMIALVPLLILKLGFGPEPRIVAVALAAGPMVMLNSATGFRRTDEARIALARSFGASTLQVFLKIRIPQSMPMVIAGLTVGAIFGLLTAVAAEMAGGQSGIGTRLVYYSSMMQMPQFFATIVVLAGIGIGLHLVFAFIGRKLVPWTA